The proteins below are encoded in one region of Toxoplasma gondii ME49 chromosome IV, whole genome shotgun sequence:
- the RPS6 gene encoding ribosomal protein RPS6 (encoded by transcript TGME49_210690) — MKLNLANPQAGMQKTVEVDDEKKLLPFFEKRMGAEVAGDSIGDEFKGYIFRISGGNDKQGFPMMQGVLVNHRVRLLFRKGMKCYRQRRTGEKKRKSVRGSIVGPDLAVLNLVLVKKGPETIPGLTDAERPRRLGPKRANNIRKLFNLSKDQDVRKYVVRRQIEGKKKTKAPKIQRLITKTRVQRKRAYLAKQRRSVIKSREEAKAYKDVLSAYKHELRKKRADVVAKKKAQAAAAPKPAEVKVVKAKAATAKKGGK; from the coding sequence ATGAAGCTCAATCTCGCAAATCCCCAGGCGGGGATGCAGAAGACCGTCGAGGtcgacgacgagaagaagtTGTTGCCATTTTTCGAAAAGCGAATGGGTGCTGAGGTTGCAGGTGACAGCATCGGTGATGAGTTCAAAGGCTACATCTTCCGCATTTCTGGCGGCAACGACAAACAAGGATTTCCCATGATGCAGGGCGTCTTGGTGAACCATCGTGTTCGCCTCCTGTTCCGCAAAGGGATGAAGTGCTACAGGCAGCGGAGGACCGGTGAGAAGAAGCGCAAGAGCGTGAGGGGTTCCATCGTTGGCCCTGATCTTGCTGTCCTGAACCTTGTTCTAGTCAAGAAGGGACCCGAGACGATCCCAGGTCTGACCGATGCGGAGCGCCCTCGGCGATTGGGACCGAAGCGCGCAAACAACATTCGCAAGTTGTTCAACTTGTCCAAGGATCAAGATGTGAGGAAGTATGTCGTTCGTCGACAAAttgagggaaagaagaagacaaaggcaCCCAAGATTCAGCGCCTGATTACGAAGACGCGCGTGCAGCGCAAGAGGGCGTACTTGGCTAAACAGCGCCGAAGTGTCATTAAGAGCCGTGAAGAGGCCAAGGCTTACAAGGATGTACTTTCTGCTTACAAGCATGAGCTCAGGAAGAAGCGTGCTGATGTTGtcgcaaagaagaaggcacagGCGGCTGCGGCCCCCAAGCCCGCTGAAGTGAAGGTCGTCAAGGCGAAGGCAGCTACAGCAAAGAAGGGCGGCAAGTAA